A region of Vibrio porteresiae DSM 19223 DNA encodes the following proteins:
- a CDS encoding 2-hydroxyacid dehydrogenase, translating into MKKKVILYRTLPEAELARLRDAFDVIEFADLKNANQVDFLTELSTADGLIGAGLPLGAQQLDSATQLKAISTISVGTDAFDLDYLSARSIPVMHTPTVLTETTADTIFTLILCTARRAIELDRFVRQGEWTKSVGVEQFGSNVHGKTLGILGMGRIGSAVARRGHHGFGMNIQYYNTSAKPQAEQEFGAKKVSFEELIETSDFICSVLPYTEQTDKLFNKEAFAKMKSSAFFINGGRGKTVDEAALIEALKHNVIKGAGLDVYEKEPLPSSSELIGLDNVVLFPHIGSATHETRYAMAQCAVDNLINALNGDLSQNCANLRQLNQ; encoded by the coding sequence TTGCCAGAGGCTGAACTCGCCCGTTTACGTGATGCATTTGATGTTATTGAATTTGCTGATTTAAAAAATGCTAATCAAGTGGATTTTCTCACTGAGCTATCCACCGCTGATGGTCTTATTGGTGCGGGATTACCGCTGGGGGCTCAGCAATTAGATAGCGCTACCCAGTTGAAAGCGATTTCGACCATTTCAGTCGGTACCGATGCCTTTGATCTCGATTATCTCAGTGCTCGTTCTATTCCTGTTATGCATACGCCTACGGTCTTAACCGAAACCACAGCAGATACCATCTTTACACTTATTTTATGTACGGCTCGCCGCGCCATTGAGCTTGACCGTTTTGTTCGTCAAGGCGAATGGACCAAGAGTGTCGGTGTTGAGCAGTTCGGATCGAATGTGCATGGTAAAACGCTGGGCATTTTAGGCATGGGAAGAATAGGCAGTGCAGTTGCTCGTCGCGGTCATCATGGTTTTGGTATGAATATCCAATACTATAACACCAGTGCAAAACCTCAGGCTGAACAAGAGTTTGGCGCGAAAAAAGTCTCTTTTGAGGAACTGATTGAAACCTCAGATTTTATCTGCTCAGTTCTCCCATATACTGAACAAACCGATAAGCTTTTCAATAAAGAAGCGTTTGCCAAAATGAAATCGAGCGCCTTTTTTATTAACGGTGGTCGTGGTAAAACCGTGGATGAAGCGGCTCTTATTGAAGCGTTAAAGCATAATGTCATCAAAGGGGCAGGTCTGGATGTGTATGAGAAAGAACCTCTGCCAAGTTCCAGCGAACTGATTGGCCTTGATAACGTCGTGCTGTTTCCTCACATTGGCTCTGCGACACATGAAACTCGCTATGCGATGGCTCAATGTGCCGTTGATAATTTGATTAACGCGCTAAACGGTGATTTGAGCCAAAACTGCGCCAATCTTCGTCAATTAAACCAATAG